One Lacipirellulaceae bacterium DNA window includes the following coding sequences:
- a CDS encoding DUF2262 domain-containing protein: MPQSFDFQEYESLGDATFDGVEYGKKPQIIEGVVSQRAQSAGILGEHEYMLHGFELVAWMPIDGEVVVEKLYVQRPIPKEHDYPLDFPEMSYQRMSVILSQDQERAVYEKSLPLEGTNLELTAAAQELCQSVIVESDRFGELFLDASIGWFEGEGEWVGQEIDLRFDTENPEELKEMLKTAELLWTDQEEWNTRIRQQAIEDLHQLYNGTWREEKDPELTPNEFADHFSLSSVTIDKDGQFEFWHHDGGLFLEHSIQVYGSVHGGSLRATLAG; this comes from the coding sequence TTGCCACAGTCCTTCGACTTTCAGGAGTACGAATCCCTCGGAGACGCGACCTTTGACGGTGTTGAGTACGGCAAGAAGCCTCAGATCATCGAAGGTGTCGTATCTCAGAGAGCGCAGTCAGCTGGAATTCTTGGAGAGCACGAATACATGCTTCATGGGTTCGAATTGGTGGCCTGGATGCCTATCGATGGTGAGGTTGTCGTAGAAAAACTCTACGTGCAAAGACCGATTCCTAAGGAGCACGACTATCCCCTAGATTTTCCAGAGATGTCTTACCAAAGAATGAGCGTCATTCTCTCTCAGGACCAAGAGCGTGCTGTCTATGAGAAATCGTTGCCGCTCGAAGGGACCAACCTTGAACTGACCGCTGCCGCGCAAGAACTTTGCCAATCGGTAATCGTTGAGTCAGATCGCTTTGGTGAGCTCTTCCTCGATGCCTCTATCGGCTGGTTCGAAGGGGAAGGCGAGTGGGTCGGTCAGGAGATTGATTTGAGGTTCGATACTGAAAACCCAGAAGAACTCAAGGAGATGCTAAAGACCGCCGAGCTACTGTGGACGGATCAAGAGGAGTGGAACACACGAATTAGGCAGCAAGCTATCGAAGATCTCCACCAACTCTACAACGGCACTTGGCGAGAGGAAAAAGATCCAGAACTCACTCCCAATGAGTTTGCAGACCATTTCTCTTTAAGTTCAGTAACCATCGACAAGGACGGTCAATTCGAGTTTTGGCATCACGACGGCGGGCTGTTCTTGGAACATAGCATCCAAGTCTACGGTAGCGTGCATGGTGGCTCGCTTCGAGCAACTCTGGCAGGATAA